The Sulfuricurvum sp. DNA segment ACTCACCGGATATCCCAAACACTCCGCGTTTAATTGTTGCATACGTACTTGGCTCTATATAAGAATCAAATGCACTTACATCGAGTCCGCTAAGAGTAAAGTGGCCTGTGGAGATTAGCGCTTCTCTGATGATATCCCCTTGCAGGGTAAGCGAACTCTTCTCGTTGATACGGGTTGAGAGGGAAAAATTATTTTTATCGTGAGGATTGGAGGTAAAATTTAAAATCGAGAGATTAAGAGCATCGAGATTTACCGTCACACTATGCGAGGGAACTTCATCCACAAAACGAACCGCTCCTCTCTCCAAAGAGAGAGAACTCAGGAGATAACTCCACGGAGTTTTATCGGTATCGTTTTCATCATCTGGAAATGCTTTTTTGATCTCATCCGCATAGCGCACCCAATTGATTGATCCATCTTTTGCTCGTAAAGCACTTAAATCAATCCCCTCTAAGCGAACATCCTGCGCCTCTAAATACTTTCTAAGCGGCCATACATTTGCCCCCGAAACGGCTAATGAATCCAGTGAAAAAAGTTTCTCTTCTTTCTCTTTTGAGAGAATTCGAAGTTTTTTTACTCCGGCACTTACATTGGAGAGCTTTGTCCCGTTAAGATCGTTAGTGTTCAGTGAATAATCAAAAGAAAGATTCATTGTCCCATCCACCACCTCAATAGGCATTTTATCTTTAACATAACGCCATGGAGTAGATAGTTTTCCCGAAGCAAACACTACATTCCCGTGCATTGCAAAAGGTTTTAGTGAATCCATTTTCCCTTTTAAATCGATAAATCCGCCATCATTAATCGTCGCATACAGACGTGTTGCACCATGCGATACCGACATGTCTCGCAAATCGATATTTTCGAGATGAAACCCAAAATTATCAATACTTTCATGATAATTTTTCCCCTTACTAATGTCACTGTATTTGACCACCCCTCCTTTGAGTGTAAAATTTTTCACCAATAGCGAGAGCGGTTTTGATTCTTCTTTGGTCGTGTTATCCTCTTTAATAAGCCAACCGAAATTCATTTGTCCCGCATGATCTTTTGCAACCGATACTCGGGGTCCTTCAACATGGATATCTTCCACTACCAATGTCTGCTTCCAAAGATAATCAAGTGGATCTAAATTAATAGAAAATTGGTTGAAGGCAACAAAATCTCCATTCGCAGGTGTTTTAAAAGAGAGATTATGAAGATCGAGCTCAAAAAGAAAAGGATTAAACGCTGCCGATTCGATATGCAACCGTCCCCCTTGAGTTGCCTCAGAAACTTTTTTGGGAACAATGTGAGTTATAACATAAGGGACACCCAAAAAACCGGCTACAATATATGCTAAAAAAAGCCCTCCCGCAATTTTCAATCCTAATAATTTACCCATAATAGCTCCCATCTCTTTGTTATCTGGGATTGTAGCACAGATGAAAAAAGAGAAAAACTAATTATTATCTTCTTACCCTAAACCTAAGAGAACTTTGAGGCATGCAAAGGCATAATAAGCAACTTACATCTTGAACACTGGATTGCCACATGAACCGCAAGAAAATCTATAATCCATCTTCTACTGAACACGTGAATGATCGGCGTATTTTCGGCGGAAATCCAACCGGTATCTTTGAACTTAATAATATCAAATACCAATGGGCATACAACCTGTGGGAGATGATGCTTAACAACACATGGTTCCCCAAAGAGGTCGATATGACCCGCGATGCAGTAGACTACAAATACCTCACTGAGATGGAAAAAACAGCGTACGACAAAGCCCTCTCTCAGCTCATTTTCATGGATTCATTGCAAACCAATAACCTCATCGATAATGTCAATCCCTATGTCACTGCACCGGAAATTAACCTCATTTTGGTACGCCAAAGTTTTGAAGAGGCACTCCATTCTCAAAGCTACGCGGTTATGGTCGATTCGATCAGCCAAAATTCTGAAGAGATTTACGATTTATGGCGTCGTGACATGATGCTCAAAACCAAAAACGACTCTATCGCCGCCCGCTATGAAGAGCTCGCCGATGATCCGAGCGAAAGCGCGTTTGTCAAAGCCTGTTTCGCCAACCAAATCTTAGAGGGGATCTATTTTTACAGCGGATTTACCTATATCTATACCTTGGCACGTTCAGGCAAAATGCTAGGCTCTGCACAAATGATCCGTTTTATTCAACGCGATGAAGTTACCCACCTCGTATTATTCCAAAACATCATCAACACCCTTCGTCGTGAACGCCCCGATCTCTTCAGTGAAAAGCTGATTGAAGAGGTTTACGATATGTTCCGTAAAGCAGTCGAACTCGAAACTGCATGGGGTCAATACATTACCCAAGGGCAAATTCTTGGGTTAACCAACGAAATCGTCTCCCAATACATCCAATACCTCGCTGATGAGCGTCTCCATGCCGTTGGGCTTAAAAAGATCTATAATGTCGCCAATCCGATCAAATGGGTCGATGATTTCTCTAAATTCAACGATCAAAAAACCAACTTCTTCGAAGGCACCGTCACCAACTACTCCAAAGGAAGTCTGAGTTTTGATGACTTCTAAACCTCTCGTCTCGCTATGCCTCTCTACTGAGGAAAATTTCGAAAACAATCTTACCCGCCTCATCCTCCACATCGTCCAATCCCCCGAGGATGCCATCATTGTCGCCCCTGAAGTGTGTTTGAGCGGTTTTTGTTATGATCGTTTTGAAGAGGCGGCGGCGTTTACCCCTTACGCCCTTGATAAACTTTTGGGCTTTCTCGGCAATCG contains these protein-coding regions:
- a CDS encoding ribonucleotide-diphosphate reductase subunit beta, whose translation is MNRKKIYNPSSTEHVNDRRIFGGNPTGIFELNNIKYQWAYNLWEMMLNNTWFPKEVDMTRDAVDYKYLTEMEKTAYDKALSQLIFMDSLQTNNLIDNVNPYVTAPEINLILVRQSFEEALHSQSYAVMVDSISQNSEEIYDLWRRDMMLKTKNDSIAARYEELADDPSESAFVKACFANQILEGIYFYSGFTYIYTLARSGKMLGSAQMIRFIQRDEVTHLVLFQNIINTLRRERPDLFSEKLIEEVYDMFRKAVELETAWGQYITQGQILGLTNEIVSQYIQYLADERLHAVGLKKIYNVANPIKWVDDFSKFNDQKTNFFEGTVTNYSKGSLSFDDF